The nucleotide sequence AGTATTATGCTGCCACTTTCATCTCTTTTACAATAACTTTGCGAATTTCAGATACATTCTCTGATGAATTATTTCTATGTGATGATTGAGGATTCATTGTGCTTGTTGTTTATTTACTTGTGTATTCTAGCAAGCTAAGGCTTTGAGAAATCACACTGATTTGAAAGTTGGAACGTATTGGGGAGAGAAAGGTGTTGACAACTGGGATGGAGCTATATGGAAAGAACAAATGGAGAAACATGAGGTGAGAGTCTTTGCATTTCAATTGCCACTAGAATACATCATTGTTATTTTATATCAATATTAATCTGGTTTGCATAACAATAATCTATCTGTTTGAGTCATATATGAAATATTCTTCTAAACTTTATTCGTTTGTACTATATATGCAGATTCCAATGAAACAAGAAATagacaattttttcttattaattttgtttatgtcaATGAAATCTTATCTTATATTAAACAAACATATAGCTAATTATTAACCAACTAATTAATATTGTTCTTTCTGGAATTCATTCCTTTCATGTTGTCTTCCATTTGTTGGAAAGCTTGTAGTCTACTCATAGATGGTTTTTGTGGCTTCAATCTCtctgtacaatttttttttgaaacggcTAAAATATATTAACGGTGCAAACCAAAGAACAAGACGGGCTAGGCGCGCAAAAAACAAGACATCCATTTTCTGTTTTTCTAATATTCAATTGACTAGAATATTCTGAATTACAtattgtaatttgttatcatagTTTTAGTACGATGTTTCTGAACGTTATCTTTAACTGATTGGTAATCACTTCTGGTAATGCTTTTGAATGTACCAGGTGCTTGTTATGACTCCTGCAATATTGCTTTCTTGCTTGAGGCATAGCTTTATCAAACTGAAAATGATAAAGGTTTTAATAATGGATGAATGCCATCATGCTGCTGGTAGACACCCATATGCTTGTATCATGAGGGTAAGTGTGTGTTATTAAGTTATATACTCTTTACTTACTTTTCTTTTAACTTCTTTGTGTATTTGAACTTATACCGTAGTATATTTTGGTCACAATATGTTAGTATACACTTATTTCTAGTGACTAAGTAATGAAGAAGATTGAAGTGGTGGTTACTTTTGTCTGATTGTGTGCAGGAATTTTATCACCATCAATTAAGATCTGGTATCACCGAGCTTCCTCGAATTTTCGGGATGACTGCATCCCCAATTAAGTCGAAAGGTATACAAGCCTAGAGAAAGTTTCTATTCATTTATTTGCTTTGTTAGTTTTTTCCTGCTTATTTATCAGTGTCAGTTATTCTCTCGTGttctatttcatttatcttcacttttattttttgatacaGCGGCAAATTCTAAGTTGACCTTGTCGAAAAATATTCGGGAACTAATGACTTTAATGCATTCAAAGGTTGTTTTCACTTTCATTCTCTTTATCTATAATTTTTCTTACTTTATTCtttatacatgtttattgtGATCAGTAGCAATACTTTATCCCCTTATCTTCTCGGTAAATATTACCGTGAGAAAATACATTAGAGTCCATGATAAGTCTTAACTGTTAGGGATGCTAGAATAAGTGACAActttagttgttattttatttgccTGTTTTTAGTTATTTCTAGGGAGCAATTAAAGCTGCTCTGGTCCAGACGCTTGTTAGTGTATCTTAGAGTCATCGGAACCGTAAATATGCTAAAGTTGTTATTTGAAAATACTTTGAAAAGGCTGTTAGAAAAATTTATTCGCTCGTGAGTAATACTCTTTTGTTTTGAAGTACAACTCAACATTACTGTTTAGTcttgttatgttttatttctctgatattttgttttttgaattgaAGGTTTATACATGTGTGAGTGATGCTGTCATCTCCAAATTCATACCAACTTCAACCACAAAATTCCAGGTTTACAATGAAAATGTAATTTCATATGCGCAATTTGCAGAATTAGCCAATAAACTCAGCAGTTTAAAACAACAGGTGTGTACATATAAGCAAATGATTGTTCACATTGATATTAGACTAAAGTTTCTCTATATGTTTTGTCATTCTTTCTCAAATTTTGTTACTGATTCCAAACTATATTAGTGTGTGCTTTTGTCCAATCATAGTTGATTATTAACTTGAAATGGCACTAATTTTTTCTTCAGCACGAGCTTTACGTCACAAGTTCAAATTTCATAAAGTCAACTGTTGACTCTGCACACAAGAGAATAGCAAGGATTTACACTCACTCAATTTTTTGCTTGGAAGAGCTTGGTGTTTGGTTGGCTTTGAAGGTTCTTGCCCTTCTGCTGCTGTGATTTTTTGACTCTACTTTACGTTCATGTTTGCATAATTGACATCGACTGTGTTTTACGTGATAGGCCGCGGAGTCTTTATCATCCATTGAAATTGAAACTCTCTTATGGGGTAACTCAGGTGATCAAATTGTGAAAGATTTTTGTTCGTCCGCTATTCTGACACTGCAAAGTTACATACCATCTGGTAATAATTCTACAATCTTGAGAAAATACatgatatttcaatttaatcttttgtttgCATTCTTTTATTGATTCTAGAAAGTGTCTTCTTAATCAGATCCTCAGTGGATTATTGGTGACAATATGAATTCCGATATGGAAAGGGGGCTATTGACCTCCAAAGTGTGTTGTCTTATGGACTGTCTACTTGAGTACAGGTTATCATAAATATATCATGCATCACTGAtcaatagtttttgtttttatctcattttgattattattaaatCTATTTTAATTGATATACTGTGCTTACtgcatactaaaattacaggaATTTTACTGAAATGAGATGCATAGTTTTTGTGGAAAGGGTTATTACAGCTATTGTCCTTGAGGTTCTTTTGAACAATTTGCTTCCGAAATACAATAGCTGGACGGCTAAATTCATTGCAGGAAACAGTAGTAAATTACAAAACCAATCaaggaaaaatcaaaatcaaattgttGAAGATTTCCGTATGGGATTGGTATGCTACTTTCTTATATAATCCACTGTATTGTAATAAGCAAATGCAGTTACTTATTAAGGAAACATTTTAATCTATAGGTCAACGTCATTGTTGCGACATCAATTCTTGAGGAGGGTTTAGATGTTCAAAGTTGCAATTTGGTTATTAGATTTGACCCATCTCCCACCGTGTGCAGTTTTGTACAGTCCCGTGGCCGTGCCAGAATGCaaaattcagattatatatTGATGGTTAAGAggtaattattttgatttcaatttacTATAGTAGCACTTAGGCAAGTTCTATTTAGCCTTCTGCAAGAGACAGTTATAATATCAAATCTATATGTtcatttttttgaggtaagctTACCTAAAATTTCCATATTTTGTTCCAAAATTACAGTGGGGATTCAGTTACACGATCTCGATTAGAGAAATACCTTGATGGTGTGGAAATGATGAGGAAGGAGTCCTTGCATCATTCTTCCCTTCCATGCGAAAGTCTtgaaagtgataaatttaatgAGCAAACTTACCGTGTTGCAAGCACTGGAGCTGTTGTCAATCTTAGTTCTAGCATTACTTTGTTATACTTGTACTGCTCACGACTTCCAGCAGATGGGTTTGTTTATTGCTACCCTTATTCCATTTTTTTCTCCGTTTAATGAGCCTTAAGATCTGTTTTCTTTTGCATTAATCtgatccttttaaaaaaaatttatctcgTTCATCATTCATCCCATTTTGTCTAAACTCCCAGGTACTTTAAACCGACTCCAAGGTGGGACAAACAGACTGGAACGTTGTATCTTCCTAAGAGTTGTCCTCTACAAGTACAAGCTGTTAATGTACATGGTGAATCAAAGTACTTAAAAAATATTGCATGTCTTGAAGCATGCAAACGACTTCATATGATTGGAGCTTTGACAGATAATCTCGTTCCTTCTATAGTCGTTGAAAAAGCAGAGGTGGAGGACTTTGGTAACTTCATGCCTtctattcatttttcattttattattattgcctttaaatttttaatattacgTGAATGTAAGTTTCTATTTAACCATATACTAATTCTATGAATGGCATCGACATCAAACAAAATCTTACAGGGAATGAACCATATGACGAGGATCAACCAAGTTACGTACCGCTTGAATTGGTGAATCGTATGCCAAACAATAGTAACACAATATACTATTGTTATTTATTAGagctaaaacaaaattttagctACGATATCACTGTGCAAGACATTTTTCTTGCAACTAGAGTCAAGCTTGATCTAGAAACTGAATGCATGCAATTTAACATGGGTTTCGATAGAGGTAGCTTGTCTGTAAATTTGAAATACAAAGGATCCATTAATCTCTCGCCGGATCAGGTATCTCTCTATcactcctttaatttttttttttttaattgcatctACATATTCACAAGTGTTGAGAAAAAGTCAAAACAATTAtggtttgttttcattttccaGGTTCTTTTGTGTAAAAGATTCCAAGTTAATGTCCTTGGAATTCTTATGAACCATAAAACAGATATGGAAACTGTTTCCGACAAGTTCTGTTTGGAAGATGATCTTGAGTTTGATTATCTTCTGCTGCCATCTATTGCTATAGAGGAAACACCATCTGTTGATTGGATAACAATTAATTCCATACATCCATCTATAGTTAAGTGTCTGCATCATGAAGCAAATATATGGACTGAAAAGGGTTTAGTTTGCCCTTGCATATTGCGAAATGCTTTGATTTGTACTCCTCACAATGGCCGTACCTACATCACCACTGGTATAATGGAATTGGATGGAAATTCACCTCTGGAAGTAGGGGATGGTGAAGTTATCACATACAAGAAGTACTTTGGACAAAAGTAAGTAATTTTTTGTGGTAGATGTTCAGTGTCCAGTTAATCTATCAACTATGGTGCCTTATATACAGTCCAGTTAATTTATCTATTTTAGGGCATTATTCTAATTTATCCTTTTCCGAGTTTCAGACATGGCATTCAATTGCGTTTTGAGCATCAACGCCTACTTAAGGCAAGACATGTTTTTCCagtaaaaaattattgtcaCGGATATAGGCAAGCGAAGGACAGAGGTTTGAGCTTtaaatttttactttgttttttgcGGTACTTTGATCTTTTCTTAGTGAGCACCATACAAACATTTGGTGTTCATAAAAGCATGGAAGATATAGTTTCTTCAATTATTGCTGTCAAATACTAATAATGTGTAATCTGATATTAAtcctgtgtttttctttttcagatgTGAGCAAGACCTTTGTTGAGTTACCTCCTGAACTTTGCTCTATAATCATGTCACCAATATCAGTCCGAACTATTTACTCATTTTCCTTTATTCCATCGATCATGCATAGACTTGAGTCATTGCTTGTAGCTTTGAACTTTAAAAAGATGCATTTGAGTCTTTGCCCGCAGAACAGTATTCAAACATTCAAGGTGGGTTAGTTTCtcttataataatttaataataaaagtaGTTTTGAAACAAAGTTGTACTTGAAAACGGTAAGACTCTGAATAATGAATGTAAAGAGTTTCTTTTGGAACTTTCTCCTCTTgctttttttggttaatttgtCTTGGTGCTATCTGAATGTGTGATTTTCTTTTTAGTCGTCAAACATTTTAAAGATATTTGCACTAATGGTATCTGCATTTTGCATTTTAGGTCTTGGAAGCAATGACCACAAAGTCATGCAAGGAGAACTTTCATTACGAGTCTCTGGAGACTCTAGgagattcttttttaaaatacgCTGTTAGTCAACAGCTTTTTAATATGTATGAAAATCATCACGAGGGTCTTCTTAGTGTGAAGAGGGAGAAGATCATTTGTAACGCTGCCCTCTGTAAGTTAGGTTGCAGTTCTAAACTTCCGGTATTCTTTCTCTCCCTCTCTTTTTTAATAGATTAGTCTTTAATCTTGTATGCTTACATCTCTTATGATGCTATCTTTCAACTGATTTCTTAATTAGTTTATATTGTGTTTTAGAAGTTTGCAGAAGATTATAGTTATTATAATTCTGATCCTATAATATGCTTCTAATTTGGCTGATTATTATGCGggtatcgtttttttttttattttagttttttgctTTCTCGAAACACTGAAGATCAAAACGAAAAGTGTACAATATTCACTATTTACCGTAATAAGTATAATGTTctcaattcttcaaaaaaacaaagtattATGCTCTCAAAACTGTAATGCTTATAAATATTGATTATGTTGTATTGTTTGGCTTTTCATTTTGcgttattattttgaaactgtAATTGCagataatatattaattttgttgttgattatctaTTCTTCTGAGTTGCAGGGCTTCATACGGAATGAGCCTTTTGATCCTAAGACCTGGATCATTCCTGGAGTTAAATCAAGATGTTTTAAATTAGAAGAGACAGTTTTCAAGGGGACAAAAATATATACTCGCGGAAATAGAAAATTGAAACGGAAAATTGCCGCTGATGTTGTTGAAGCACTAATTGGTGCCTTCCTTAGCACTGGTGGTGAGATGGCTGCATTGCTGTTTTTGGATTGGGTTGGTATCAAAGTGAATTTCAATATTACACCCTATGAGAGGCAATTCGATGCTTGTCCAGACAATCTAATCAATGTCAGCTTTCTAGAATCCCTCTTGAAGCACTCGTTTAGGGACCGTTCACTGTTAGTAGAAGCTATGACACACGGTTCTTACATGCTGCCTGATGTGCCAAGATGCTATCAGGTACTTACTGTTGGTATTATTCTTCATATAGAAACCAGACATATTGATTAGCTTATCTTTTGTGAAGTCTTGATAAAcctaatttataaatattactaattcACAATCTTCTTCACAATCAATTACGTTTTccttagggtctgtttggattggtttataTGAGCATATCTATTGGCACAAGCACTTTTTATACTGTTTGgcagagcttatgaaaacaacatatGGCATGTCCATgggttgttttcagcttattttcataagctctgcaggatagcttatgaagaTGATTTAacaataccttttttttttgacaaatcaatACCTTATTCTTGTTACATATGTTTTGCTTTTggctaattttttaaatgatatattcCTTTCCCTGCAGCGACTTGAATACTTAGGAGACGCGGTGTTGGATTATCTCATTACTACACATTTGTATAATGAACATCCTGGCATGACACCTGGGCAGTTAACTGATATGCGGTCAGCTTCTGTGAATAACGACTGTTATGCAATGTCTGCCATCAAGGTTCAACTGCATAAACATGTACTCCATGCCTCTCAGGAGTTACATAAACATATTGCAGCTACCCTTGATAAATTTGACGAACAGTCTTCATCACAAACTTTTGGATGGGAGTCCGAGGCTTCATTCCCCAAGGTTAGTTTGTTCTATAAAATGTACAAGTTTATGTTCATCCTTCGTAGAAAACAAAAGTATAAACTCtgcatttataattttgtttatagttTGAGCTATACTATTGGTATGGAAGTTTTTCTATTGAAGCTGTTATGACTTATGAGTACCTAAGCATCAGTCTTCTTGTCATTatgatcaaaatataatatgtttaaACATGTAATCTTTGTAGCATCGACACTTTAGGTGGATAGTGTGTCCGGTTCTGACATCGACACTACtccgacacatgtgattacattcaattatttcattttcttaaattattatcagtgtcgACGTGTCGGTGTCAATGTCGAGTGGTTTTCATATTATGTGTTGGTGTTTAGTGTGTAATAGCTTTGCCTACTTTAGGGTCATTAGTTCTATTTGAACATAATTTAAAGATGTAAATGTTGTTAGTGCATTTTTCTATATTGTGAATCTGATGATCTAAGATTGTTCCTATTGTTACCAGGTACTTGGAGACATCATAGAGTCTCTAGCTGGTGCTATATTTGTTGATTCAGGATACAACAAGGAGGTTGTGTGGCAAAGCATAAGACCTCTTTTGGAACCCCTTGTGAC is from Medicago truncatula cultivar Jemalong A17 chromosome 1, MtrunA17r5.0-ANR, whole genome shotgun sequence and encodes:
- the LOC25483869 gene encoding endoribonuclease Dicer homolog 2, which codes for MRCIVFVERVITAIVLEVLLNNLLPKYNSWTAKFIAGNSSKLQNQSRKNQNQIVEDFRMGLVNVIVATSILEEGLDVQSCNLVIRFDPSPTVCSFVQSRGRARMQNSDYILMVKSGDSVTRSRLEKYLDGVEMMRKESLHHSSLPCESLESDKFNEQTYRVASTGAVVNLSSSITLLYLYCSRLPADGYFKPTPRWDKQTGTLYLPKSCPLQVQAVNVHGESKYLKNIACLEACKRLHMIGALTDNLVPSIVVEKAEVEDFGNEPYDEDQPSYVPLELVNRMPNNSNTIYYCYLLELKQNFSYDITVQDIFLATRVKLDLETECMQFNMGFDRGSLSVNLKYKGSINLSPDQVLLCKRFQVNVLGILMNHKTDMETVSDKFCLEDDLEFDYLLLPSIAIEETPSVDWITINSIHPSIVKCLHHEANIWTEKGLVCPCILRNALICTPHNGRTYITTGIMELDGNSPLEVGDGEVITYKKYFGQKHGIQLRFEHQRLLKARHVFPVKNYCHGYRQAKDRDVSKTFVELPPELCSIIMSPISVRTIYSFSFIPSIMHRLESLLVALNFKKMHLSLCPQNSIQTFKVLEAMTTKSCKENFHYESLETLGDSFLKYAVSQQLFNMYENHHEGLLSVKREKIICNAALCKLGCSSKLPGFIRNEPFDPKTWIIPGVKSRCFKLEETVFKGTKIYTRGNRKLKRKIAADVVEALIGAFLSTGGEMAALLFLDWVGIKVNFNITPYERQFDACPDNLINVSFLESLLKHSFRDRSLLVEAMTHGSYMLPDVPRCYQRLEYLGDAVLDYLITTHLYNEHPGMTPGQLTDMRSASVNNDCYAMSAIKVQLHKHVLHASQELHKHIAATLDKFDEQSSSQTFGWESEASFPKVLGDIIESLAGAIFVDSGYNKEVVWQSIRPLLEPLVTPDTLTIHPIRELTELCQKMNYTMEKNLSRNDGVTSCRIEVIADGIIHQYEYKGSTDKKTATRLACKRVLNSLQLKETQDQ